From a single Bombus terrestris chromosome 17, iyBomTerr1.2, whole genome shotgun sequence genomic region:
- the LOC100645426 gene encoding gustatory receptor for sugar taste 64f-like isoform X1 — MQEDQCVMLKSKGTLCDVPVRSKASSLRVWSSFTYRRNDNNVGELSTNQENSVSVGRPRDGRNYSADFNAIESFHCAIGPVLSIARVFGLFPVAGVRSVSPSKLQFKTFSFVTFYSAFIASTIFFMTIVSVLHMVKTLNANTIQTRGGIASATVGAVFYGNSLLGSILFFWLSSRWVPLQSEWRAMERCIDSNCIEPTRLRWKFFFLSSVILMLALIEHILSMFNNVDGYDWNASNSTFRSFLETYTLRSHSFIFDTSSRSFPVNYNFAFGLYIFVVSKLATFTWNFTDLFIMLVATALAERYKSLNKKLAVTVTKYRPIFYWRELREHYAILSCVVKKVDEHISPIILLSFANNLYFICLQLLNGLSIAEKSSPLSAVYFFGSFGFLIIRTCAVTLLTARIHDQSKEALPYLYNCSTSSYGIEAQRLQYQLATDEVALTGLRFFSITRNFMLAVAGAIITYEVVLLQFVDGK, encoded by the exons ATGCAGGAGGATCAATGCGTGATGTTAAAATCGAAAGGTACGTTGTGCGATGTACCCGTGAGAAGCAAAGCTTCCAGCTTGAGGGTTTGGTCCTCTTTTACGTACCGCAGGAACGACAACAACGTCGGTGAATTAAGCACGAACCAGGAAAACAGCGTATCCGTTGGAAGACCTCGAGATGGACGAAACTATTCGGCGGACTTCAAC GCGATAGAGAGCTTTCATTGCGCGATCGGGCCTGTTTTAAGCATAGCCCGAGTCTTTGGTTTATTTCCAGTGGCTGGAGTCCGGTCCGTGTCACCCTCGAAACTCCAGTTCAAGACATTTTCCTTCGTCACTTTTTATTCAGCTTTCATAGCCTCGACGATATTCTTTATGACGATCGTATCGGTGCTTCACATGGTGAAAACTCTTAACGCTAATACGATCCAGACACGTG GTGGCATAGCTTCGGCAACGGTTGGCGCGGTGTTCTACGGGAACAGTCTGCTGGGCAGCATCTTATTTTTCTGGCTGTCGTCGCGCTGGGTACCTCTTCAGTCGGAATGGAGGGCCATGGAACGATGCATAGACAG CAATTGCATAGAACCGACGCGACTGCGATGGAAATTTTTCTTCCTAAGTTCGGTGATACTGATGTTGGCTCTGATCGAGCACATCCTAAGCATGTTCAACAACGTGGATGGCTACGACTGGAACGCGTCGAATTCCACGTTTCGCAGCTTCCTGGAGACCTATACTTTGCGCTCGCATTCCTTCATCTTCGATACAT CGTCACGTTCGTTTCCAGTGAATTACAACTTTGCCTTCGGACTGTACATCTTCGTCGTTAGCAAACTGGCCACGTTCACCTGGAACTTCACCGATCTGTTTATCATGCTG GTCGCTACTGCTTTGGCTGAAAGGTATAAATCTCTGAACAAAAAATTGGCAGTGACTGTGACAAAATATCGGCCGATATTCTACTGGCGCGAACTTCGCGAACACTATGCGATCCTGAGTTGCGTTGTTAAGAAGGTGGATGAGCACATCTCTCCCATAATCCTTTTATCCTTCGCAAACAATCTCTACTTCATCTGTCTTCAGCTATTAAACGGACTATC CATAGCAGAAAAGAGCAGCCCATTGAGCGCAGTTTACTTCTTCGGCTCTTTCGGCTTCCTAATTATTCGCACCTGTGCTGTCACCTTACTTACTGCCAGAATACACGATCAAAGTAAAGAGGCCTTACCTTATCTGTACAATTGTTCCACATCCAGTTATGGCATCGAG GCGCAGAGATTGCAGTATCAACTGGCGACGGACGAGGTAGCGTTAACCGGATTACGTTTCTTTTCCATCACGAGAAATTTTATGCTTGCG GTGGCCGGAGCAATCATAACATACGAAGTTGTGCTTTTGCAATTCGTCGATGGTAAATAA
- the LOC100645426 gene encoding gustatory receptor for sugar taste 64f-like isoform X2 yields the protein MQEDQCVMLKSKGTLCDVPVRSKASSLRVWSSFTYRRNDNNVGELSTNQENSVSVGRPRDGRNYSADFNAIESFHCAIGPVLSIARVFGLFPVAGVRSVSPSKLQFKTFSFVTFYSAFIASTIFFMTIVSVLHMVKTLNANTIQTRGGIASATVGAVFYGNSLLGSILFFWLSSRWVPLQSEWRAMERCIDSNCIEPTRLRWKFFFLSSVILMLALIEHILSMFNNVDGYDWNASNSTFRSFLETYTLRSHSFIFDTLNYNFAFGLYIFVVSKLATFTWNFTDLFIMLVATALAERYKSLNKKLAVTVTKYRPIFYWRELREHYAILSCVVKKVDEHISPIILLSFANNLYFICLQLLNGLSIAEKSSPLSAVYFFGSFGFLIIRTCAVTLLTARIHDQSKEALPYLYNCSTSSYGIEAQRLQYQLATDEVALTGLRFFSITRNFMLAVAGAIITYEVVLLQFVDGK from the exons ATGCAGGAGGATCAATGCGTGATGTTAAAATCGAAAGGTACGTTGTGCGATGTACCCGTGAGAAGCAAAGCTTCCAGCTTGAGGGTTTGGTCCTCTTTTACGTACCGCAGGAACGACAACAACGTCGGTGAATTAAGCACGAACCAGGAAAACAGCGTATCCGTTGGAAGACCTCGAGATGGACGAAACTATTCGGCGGACTTCAAC GCGATAGAGAGCTTTCATTGCGCGATCGGGCCTGTTTTAAGCATAGCCCGAGTCTTTGGTTTATTTCCAGTGGCTGGAGTCCGGTCCGTGTCACCCTCGAAACTCCAGTTCAAGACATTTTCCTTCGTCACTTTTTATTCAGCTTTCATAGCCTCGACGATATTCTTTATGACGATCGTATCGGTGCTTCACATGGTGAAAACTCTTAACGCTAATACGATCCAGACACGTG GTGGCATAGCTTCGGCAACGGTTGGCGCGGTGTTCTACGGGAACAGTCTGCTGGGCAGCATCTTATTTTTCTGGCTGTCGTCGCGCTGGGTACCTCTTCAGTCGGAATGGAGGGCCATGGAACGATGCATAGACAG CAATTGCATAGAACCGACGCGACTGCGATGGAAATTTTTCTTCCTAAGTTCGGTGATACTGATGTTGGCTCTGATCGAGCACATCCTAAGCATGTTCAACAACGTGGATGGCTACGACTGGAACGCGTCGAATTCCACGTTTCGCAGCTTCCTGGAGACCTATACTTTGCGCTCGCATTCCTTCATCTTCGATACAT TGAATTACAACTTTGCCTTCGGACTGTACATCTTCGTCGTTAGCAAACTGGCCACGTTCACCTGGAACTTCACCGATCTGTTTATCATGCTG GTCGCTACTGCTTTGGCTGAAAGGTATAAATCTCTGAACAAAAAATTGGCAGTGACTGTGACAAAATATCGGCCGATATTCTACTGGCGCGAACTTCGCGAACACTATGCGATCCTGAGTTGCGTTGTTAAGAAGGTGGATGAGCACATCTCTCCCATAATCCTTTTATCCTTCGCAAACAATCTCTACTTCATCTGTCTTCAGCTATTAAACGGACTATC CATAGCAGAAAAGAGCAGCCCATTGAGCGCAGTTTACTTCTTCGGCTCTTTCGGCTTCCTAATTATTCGCACCTGTGCTGTCACCTTACTTACTGCCAGAATACACGATCAAAGTAAAGAGGCCTTACCTTATCTGTACAATTGTTCCACATCCAGTTATGGCATCGAG GCGCAGAGATTGCAGTATCAACTGGCGACGGACGAGGTAGCGTTAACCGGATTACGTTTCTTTTCCATCACGAGAAATTTTATGCTTGCG GTGGCCGGAGCAATCATAACATACGAAGTTGTGCTTTTGCAATTCGTCGATGGTAAATAA
- the LOC100647322 gene encoding gustatory receptor for sugar taste 64f-like: MNNMSNYDNTGKKVNGMRPLNLPSVKYQNALLINVKSPKSSSQFGKLDNLKTEIDTIGMSEPVAASVSAFNPKTDSLHASMRPIIMLAQCFSLFPVSGINNSDASYLRFTWRSPKFAYCVMSIFGSSMMTIFNILRIVATGVNSTKMTTFVFNGTNLIASLLFLKLSIQWPCLMVTWEKLEKELSYRHRKISRITLATKFSIVTIVVMMIALVEHGLSIVYGYIQAKECAVHKAEEDILGVYFQMQFPQIFSRIQYSLWKGVLVDICNILSTFSWNFVDLFLILISIALTDQFRQLNSRLNSIRGKHHFIVKAMPEWWWAEARSEYNHLATLTRQLDSHISVMVLLSFATDLYFICIQLLFSFTSPMRGIIEKIYFGFSFGFLLARTTVVSLCAAMIHDESLLPAPILYSVSGSSFSTEVMRFLVQVTTDNICLTGMKFFSVTRGLVLTVAGTIVTYELVLVQFNTTQQSEVSNSTVCEDPSSVV, translated from the exons ATGAATAACATGTCGAATTACGATAATACAGGGAAAAAAGTAAACGGGATGCGGCCGCTGAACTTGCCATCCGTGAAATATCAGAACGCGTTATTGATCAATGTTAA GTCACCCAAGAGTAGCTCGCAGTTTGGCAAATTGGACAATCTGAAGACGGAGATAGACACTATCGGAA tGTCGGAGCCGGTAGCAGCTTCCGTCAGCGCCTTTAACCCAAAGACTGACAGCTTACACGCGTCTATGAGGCCGATCATCATGTTGGCACAATGCTTCTCCTTGTTTCCTGTGTCCGGGATTAACAACTCCGATGCATCGTACCTCAG GTTCACCTGGCGCAGCCCGAAATTTGCATATTGTGTGATGTCAATTTTTGGTTCGTCGATGATGACGATATTTAACATTTTGAGAATAGTTGCTACCGGAGTAAATTCCACGAAAATGA CCACGTTCGTATTCAATGGGACGAATTTGATCGCTTCGTTGCTGTTCCTAAAGTTGTCGATCCAGTGGCCCTGTTTGATGGTAACTTGGGAGAAACTTGAGAAAGAGCTTTCGTACAGGCATAGAAAAATCTCGAGAATCACTCTGGCCACGAAATTTAGTATCGTGACCATAGTAGTGATGATGATTGCATTAG TTGAACATGGTTTGTCGATAGTCTACGGCTACATCCAAGCTAAAGAGTGCGCCGTACACAAAGCAGAAGAGGATATACTTGGTGTGTATTTCCAGATGCAGTTTCCACAG ATATTTTCTAGGATACAGTACAGTTTGTGGAAAGGAGTATTGGTGGACATCTGCAATATTCTCAGTACCTTCTCGTGGAATTTTGTCGATCTGTTTCTCATCCTTATCAGCATCGCCTTGACAGATCAGTTTCGTCAACTAAATAGTCGTTTGAATTCTATAAGGGGCAAG CATCATTTCATTGTTAAGGCAATGCCCGAATGGTGGTGGGCCGAGGCAAGGAGTGAATATAATCACTTGGCAACGCTAACAAGGCAACTGGACTCCCATATCTCCGTTATGGTTCTTCTATCTTTCGCTACCGATCTGTATTTCATCTGCATACAACTGCTTTTCTCTTTCAC CAGTCCGATGCGAGGCATTATCGAGAAAATCTACTTCGGCTTTTCCTTTGGATTCCTGTTGGCGAGAACGACAGTGGTCTCTCTGTGTGCCGCAATGATTCACGACGAGTCGTTACTCCCGGCCCCGATCTTATACAGCGTTTCTGGAAGCAGTTTCTCAACGGAA GTAATGAGATTCCTAGTACAAGTAACAACGGATAACATTTGCTTGACGGGGATGAAATTCTTCTCGGTGACCAGGGGCCTCGTATTAACA GTAGCAGGAACCATAGTCACGTACGAATTGGTGTTGGTGCAGTTCAACACAACGCAGCAAAGTGAAGTGTCGAACAGTACCGTGTGCGAG GATCCTTCTTCTGTGGTATAA